AAAAGGGGCCAAAACCCCTTGTGTTTCCAACTCGTTAGCGTAAGGGGACGGGACCCCAAATTCAAGGGAAGAGGGGCAGGATTCGAGGAAGGGAATTGGCGGAAATAAGGAAAAGGAAAATAGGGACCGAAAAACAGAAAATGGCTGGCAGGAATGGGGTTGGTGCGGTTTTTGAAGCGTTAAATCAGCTTAAATCAGTTTTTGAGTTGAGGAACCTCGATCTTTTTCGGAGACACCTTGGCCGGCGCGGAGCGCTTTGATTTCGACTTCTCAGGCTTAGAGCCAGACCCCGCTTCAACCGTAGGCGCAGGAAGTATGGTGGGGGAAGGACTCGCCGTTGGGGAAGGGATAGCGGTTGAGGAAGGACTGGCGGTGGGCGATGGGTGACCTTCCATAGACGGTTCAGGTTGTGGGGGCACCGGCGTGTTGGCTTCCAATGATCTGGGGTCTTCATCGCTCCAACTCATGGTGGCATTGGAGGCGAAAAGATTCGTTGCTGCCATCGTCAATATCATCACAAGGACGTGCTTCATGGGAAAATAACCTCACTTTCTTCACGAATTTTGCTTGGGGTTGTCACGCTTCTGTCATGGGTCAGGGGTCAAACTGATCCCGTTATGGGAGACATGTGCGATATACCAAACTTTCACCGCAACTGGTTTCAACGTCTTGGACTCTTCAAAATTATTCTTGGAGCGTTGGGAATCCTTTTGGCGGCCCTGGTATGGAGTTTTTCAGAAGAACCGATTGATAGCGGCCTCTCTCTAAGCCTTGATCCCCAAAACCGCCCCGTCATGATTGGGTCCCCCTATTCAGTTAAAGCGGTCTTAAAAAATGAGGCCGATCAAACCATGTCCGTTGAACTTCAAGTGGTTCTCTACTCCAAAGAAAGCACCTGTATGGAAAAAGGGAAAAATTTAAAATTTTCCCATCTCCTCAAGCTCCGGATCGCGCCCAATGACAGCGTGACCACCAATCTCAATTTCGACAATATTGTTGTGCCCTGCGAAATGTCGGCCGGACTCAAAGCCTTTGTAAATGGCGAAATCGACGGAAAACGATTTCCTTTGACTCAAGATACCGATCTGTCCATCGAAATCCTGTAAATCTCCCATTGTTGCGCCGTTCTCCGCGGTCTGGTGGTCCCATCGAAAAAATATCACAATGCGGACCATGAAAAAGCATTCCACTCCTCCAGGGGACGCAGAACCTTCGTCTCACCGCAAAGGTTCAACACCCCATGGCACAATTGAATCACCCCCCATTGCCGTCGACATCAAAGACATGTCCAAAAAATATGGCTCTTTCGAGGCCCTCAAAAACATTAATCTTCAGGTCGCGATGGGAAAAGTGTGCTGTTTGCTTGGCCCCAATGGATCTGGGAAAACAACTCTCTTGAAAATTCTTGCGGGCCTTTTGGATCCCACGACCGGATCACTTAACATTCACGGCATCGACAGAATGGCCGACCCTCGCAGCGCCCGAGCCGATATTGGATGGATGCCGGCAGAAGAAAGAAGCGGACTGTATGGGCGCATCACAGGCCGAGAAAACTTAAATTTTTTTGGCACCCTTCATGGCCTCACAGCGGAGGAATTAAACCGAACCATCGGAAACATCTCGTTTCAGATTGGAATTGATGACGAATTGGATAAAAACGTTCAACGTGTTTCATCTGGAACCAAACAAAAAATTGGCCTCGCGCGAGCCTTGTTGCACAACCCCCCCATTCTTCTTTTGGACGAACCGATCCGGAATTTGGACCCAGAAACCACGGTTCGGTTTCGGCGTCTCCTCAAAGATCATTTGACCCGCATTCAAAAGAAAACAGTGTTGCTCTCCACGCATTTACTGGAGGAAGCCCGTCGCGTGGCCGATATGATCGTCATTATCCGAAAAGGCGAAATTGTCAAAGTCATCGAAGGCCTCGACCTGGAGAATGAACTCAAGGCGGCCACCTTGGAAGAAATCTATTTAAAGACTGTGGGGAAAAACGTCTCATGATTTTCAGAACATTTGCCGCCTTCTTCATGAGAGATCTTCGCCAAATGATCAGCTACCGGTTCGCCTTTCTTTTGGACGTCGCGAGCGTGGTATTCACCGCCACGACCTTCTTTTATGTGGCTCGACTGTTTGACACTGGCGCCCTTCCGGCGCTTCAAAATTACGCGACGGGTTATTTCCCCTTTGTTTTGGTGGGAATCGCCTTTTCCACCTATCAAACGGTGGGCCTGAATGCCTTCTCCCAGTCTCTTCGGCAAGAGCAATATGTAGGAACGTTGGAATCGGTTTTGGTCACGCCCATTCGAATTCCCGCGTTCCTCGCCGGGTCTGCTCTGTGGGATTTTCTTTATGCTTCCGCGGAAGTGACCATCTATTTTATTGTCGCGGTGACGGTTTTCGGTTTAAGTTTGGCTCAAGCCAACATCCCGGTCGCAACGTTGGCCATTCTGCTCACCTTGAGCACATTTATGGGGCTGGGCATTTTGGCGGCCGCCTTCATTCTCAGGTTTAAAAAAGGAAATCCGGTGACCTGGCTGATTGCCTCCACCGGCGAATTGTTCGGAGGCGTCTACTTTCCAACGGATATCCTGCCGGATTGGATGAGGTCAGTGGCCCAATGGATTCCCATGACCCACGCGCTCTCAGCGCTCCGCAAAACCTTGCTGCTAAACGCCGATTTCATGACGGTTCGAGACGATTTATTGTTCCTGCTCTTTTTTACTCTTCTCGTATGGCCCATCGGGGTTCTGGCTTTTCTTTGGGCTCTTAAAAAGTCCCAAGAAGATGGAACATTGGGGCATTATTAGCCGGACTTGGGCTTAAAGGGCTTCTTCGCAGGTGGAATAGAGCACGATGGGGCCTTTGAGTTGACCGGCCGGGAGAACATTCACTTCACCGCTGCATTTCAAATGGCGATTCTTGGTGTGAGCCACAAAGGTTGTCTGAAGATTAAACGGATTGTCAAGGAACACGGATTCTTCGGGGAGGCTGATGTCGGCCCCAATCACATTGTTCTTTTTTTCCAATGGCCATTCATACGCGCCATTCAAAATTTCCGGCTCAAAAGAGTAAATTTTTCCGTGAACCTCATCAACCATCGAAGTGGGGATCCCTTCCATCTTAACGATGGCCCGGCAGGTTTTCCTTTCTTGAATACCAGCGTTTCCCGACGGAGCCAGCAAATGCGCCAAACAACCGACGGAAAAAACAATCATGAGCAACAACCCCACCCGTTCTCTCAATTTCATACCCCCCAAATGTAAATGGTCTTTACAAGATCCTCAAGTAGATTTTGGTCACAACTGATCAAGGGCAACCACAGACTCTTTGTTATTTCGTGGTCATTTCGTAACTGCCGTCCCATTGGGGCGGCGGCGGATGAGCCACAAACGAACGGGCACGTTCCAAATAAACCCGGGTCACATGATCGTTGGGTTGGTAATCGAACACACTTTCGAAGGCCTCGATGGCTTCAGAAAAATGCCGTTGCCGGTAAAGCGCCAACCCTTGATGGTATCTCTTCCGGCCTTCTGCAATTTCTTCGAGGAGTTCCCCTTTTTTGCAGAGAACCTCAAACACTTTACGGGGCTCTTTTTTTCCTTTAACGCGAATCAAATCCAAATCTCTTGCTTCGATATGGTCACGGGCTTTTTCGAAGGTTACATCCGAGACCATGATGTGCGTGTGGTATTGTTTGTTGGCTCCTTCCAATCTTGAGGCGAGGTTGACCGCGTCTCCCATGACCGTGTAATCGAATTTTTCAATGGATCCCATATTCCCCACCACCACCGTTCCGGTATTTATACCAACACGACAATCAATACTGGGGAGTCCTTTTTCCTGAAACTGCCGGTTAATCTCTGGCAATGCTTTTAAACAATCCAGCGCAGCCAAACAGGCTTGCGTGGCGTGATTGGGTTGATCCACAGGCGCGTTCCAAAAGGCCATGATGCAGTCTCCGATGTATTTGTTAATAAGGCCATCATGTTGATGAATCACTTTGCTGAATTCATTGAGGCAATGATTCATAACTTCTACCAACTGAGTGGGTTTGAGCGCTTCGGACATGGACGTAAAACCGGCAATATCCAAAAAGAAAATAGAGACTTCTCTTTCTTCTCCTCCCAACTGTAATTTGCTGGGATCTTTGGTCAAAATATCAATAATTTTCGGAGACAAATACTGCCGGAAACTTCCCTTAATCTTTCTTTTCTCTTTTTCTTCCACGAATAATCGATAGATCAACACGCCGCCATAGGACCCCACCATGACCAACAGAGGCCCCACCATCGGCAGAATCAGATTCGAATGAGAAAAAAACCACAAGCAGAGCGCCAAATGGCTCCCCATCATAAAAGTGAAAAAAACCAACTTAACCCAAGGAGAAAAACGGGTCAAAAGAAAACCCATCAACAAACCGACCACTAAAATATAAAGAGCCGCCCCATGGGTGGAGGTTTCATGCATGTAATTTTTGGTCAACAAATTGTCAACAATGTTGGCGTGAATGAGAACTCCCGGGTAAATGGGGACATAGGGAATGGCCTTAATATCAAACAGAGCGGCTGCCGTTCCCCCGACAAAAACAATTTTGTCTTTGAAGGCTTGAACGGTATTTATTTTTCTCTCTACCACATCGACGAATGAATAAGTTTTATAACTCTCTTCATGGGGGGAATAGGCGTAATTGATGAACAATTGGTTTTCGGCAAGAAGAGGATTGTTCGAAACCACCACTGGCAAAGAAGGCAACAAATCTTGGAATGTCACTTTTTGGGCCGCCGCCAAAGCAGCCACCGGAAGAGACGGATAAACTTCATCGCCCACAATTGAAAAGAGGTGCCCCCGCCTTGATACTCCATCGCGATCAGGAATAAAGTTAACAAAGCCCAAATAACTGTTTTCTCTTAAACTTTCGAAAGGAAACATGGGATCTTTTCCCAAAAGATGATGCTCCATAGAACCGCTAAAGAAAAAGGCGGAGGTCATAATTCCCGAATCTCCGGCGGATTTGGCAAGTTGAGCGTCTGACTCAGGATGCTGCTCGTCTTTTTCCGTGAAAAGCACATCAAAAGCCACCGATTTGGCGCCGGCGGCTTTTAGTTCATCAATGACTTTCGCATGATAGGAGCGAGGCCAAGGCCATCGCCCCAATTGGGCAATGGATTGTTCATCAATGGCCACCACCACAATGTCTTTGTTAACGGGTCGTGAACCTCGTTTTTGAAAACGAAAATCCACGGACTTGAGTTCAAGGGAATCCAATCCATTAAAAGCATACAGGGCCAATACAAGAAGCGTTACAAATAAGCAGATGGCAAAACCCCGGAAAGAATGGTTTTTCAACATGTTCGGAACCATTGGATGGTGGCCTTTAATCCCTCCATTGGCGTAACTTTCGGTTTCCAATTTAAGATTTTACGCGCCGTCGAAATATCCGGTTGGCGAACTTTGGGGTCATCGATGGGAAGAGGGCGACGGACCAATTTACTTTTGCTGTGGCATAAACGAATAACAAGCCGGGCACATTCCTCAATGGTCATTTCTTTCGGGTTTCCGATGTTCACAGGAGAAGCATAATCTGACAACAACAATCTCACAATACCTTCAATTTGATCATCGATGTAACAAAAGGACCGGGTTTGGCGGCCATCTCCGAAAATGGTGACCGGTTTATTTTTAAGCGCCTGACTGATAAACGCTGGAATGGCGCGCCCATCCTTGGGTCGCATGCGGGGTCCGTAGGTATTAAATATTCTCACAATACGGGTGGGGATTTTGTGGACGCGGTGATAGGCCATCACCAGGGCTTCAGCGAAACGCTTGGCTTCGTCGTACACGCCTCGCGGCCCCACCGGGTTGACATTGCCCCAATAGCTCTCCGGCTGCGGGTGAATCAGTGGATCCCCATACACTTCCGAGGTCGATGCCAACAAAAACCGTGCTTTTTTTTCTTTCGCCAACCCAAGCATTTTATGGGTTCCAAGCGCGCCCACTTTGAGGGTCTGGATGGGAAACTCCAGATAGTCGATCGGACTGGCGGGACTAGCGAAATGCAAAATGGCATAGAGCGGACCGGAGAGATAAAAATCATTCGTCACGTCGTGTTTGATGAATTCAAAATTCGCATGTTTGAAAAAGGATGCGATGTTGTCTTTGTTGCCCGTGATGAAATTGTCGACGCAAACAACTCGGGCCTCAAGACTTAAAAGTTTTTGGCACAAGTGGCTTCCCAAAAATCCAGCTCCGCCCGTTACCACCACCCGTTTGCCCTTCAAATTATTGATGTTCAAGACCGCGCCCTCCCAAAAATACTTGCGGCGCATTAGAACAAAAGAGTGAAAGCAGTTCAGTAAAAAAGTTTTCCTTGAGCGAGAGTCAGAAAAATGGGCGCAAGCAAGATGATCAAGACCGCCGGCAAAATAAAAACAAACATCGGGAACAACAAACGTAACCCAACCGTCTGCGCTCGCCTTTCCATTTGAGCCCATCTTTGTTGTCGGTGAGATCGGGCCTGATGCCTCAAAACTTCTCCCAATTTTTGGCCGTGATTCATGGCTTGTTCTATTAAGACAAGGGTTAAAGCCAAGGTTTCATCATCGAGACGCTCGGCGACTTCTCGAAAGGCCCGTTGACGAGGATACCCCCAATCAATGACTTTTTTTAAGACCGACAAATCCTCTTTTAATATTCCCGGAACGCATTTTTCTACTCCCAGGGACCACGCTTGCTCCAAGGTGAGGCCCGCCGAAAGACCCACGCTAAACAAATCCAGAAAATCCGGAAATTGCTCCCGTCTTTGATCCCGGTGTGTTTTCCTGGAGAAAAAAAATTGCCGCCGACTCTTCAAAGCTCTCACGGGATCAATCGCGATAAAAAATTGTTGGCGGGCTCTTCTCTCTATGACCACGTCAAACCCCACCCAAACTATTTGACCCATCAACAATCCCGCCCCTATCGCGAACAACCCAGCCATCATTTGAGTTGCGCCATCCTTTGAACAAGGGTGAGCCCCACTCCAATCGAAACACTCGACAACAGAATCAACGCCCACCCCAAAGAGGATTGAAACATGACTTGAAGATATTCCGGAACAAAACAGGCATATCCCATCAAAAGCCCCACGGGCGTCAATCCCACCACCCAGGCTGACACTCGACCTTGGGCGGTAAGAGATTTCAAACGATCCTTAAATTCTTTATTGGTTTGTAAAATCTGAGCGCATTCCTCCAGCAAGGGAACCGCTTGTCCTCCCATTTCTTGTGTGATGAGAAGTGTCGTTTTGGCCAATGTAAATTCAGAGCCTGGCATCAATTGATTGAGGCGTTCCTCCAATGATTTCCCGTCCTGTTTCTTTTCATAGCGACCGCCTTCTTGATCAAGCACATCCATAATTTTTTCCAGGGTTAAACCCGCCTTGAGCCCCCCGGCAATAAAAAACAACAAAGCTGGTCCTGGTTTAAACATGGAGAATTTCTTGAAGCTTCCGCTCTTGTCCATCCCGTTTCAAATAAACCACGAGATCTATTCCCGTCCGCACCTGTTCCCGAACCACGTCAAGAGGCCACTGTGGCGCATGGAGCAAAATAAGAGATTCCAATCGTTTGAGGGCATCATGTGCTGAATTGGCATGGAGCGTCGTCATGGACCCATCATGCCCCGTGTTCATGGCCTGAATCATGGGTATGACCTCCGCCCCGCGACATTCTCCAACGATCAATCGGTCAGGCCTCATGCGCAGCGCATTGACCACCAAATCCGCCATCGATATCGCGCCCAATCCTTCAGAGTTTCCGGATCGAGTCTCCATTCGAACCACATGAGGTTGTTGAATCTGAAGTTCAGCGGCATCTTCCAATGTGATGATTCTTTCGAAGGGAGGAATGCAAGCTGATAACACATTTAACAACGTGGTCTTCCCCGCCCCTGAATTGCCGGCCACAAGAATATTTTTTCTTTCGTGAACGGCGCGTTTTAACTGATCCGCCTGCCCGCCATTCAAGGTGCATGTCTTAAGCAAATCATTGAGTGATCGAAACAACGGTTTGAACCGCCGAATG
Above is a window of Elusimicrobiota bacterium DNA encoding:
- the btuD_4 gene encoding Vitamin B12 import ATP-binding protein BtuD, with the protein product MRTMKKHSTPPGDAEPSSHRKGSTPHGTIESPPIAVDIKDMSKKYGSFEALKNINLQVAMGKVCCLLGPNGSGKTTLLKILAGLLDPTTGSLNIHGIDRMADPRSARADIGWMPAEERSGLYGRITGRENLNFFGTLHGLTAEELNRTIGNISFQIGIDDELDKNVQRVSSGTKQKIGLARALLHNPPILLLDEPIRNLDPETTVRFRRLLKDHLTRIQKKTVLLSTHLLEEARRVADMIVIIRKGEIVKVIEGLDLENELKAATLEEIYLKTVGKNVS
- the rfbB gene encoding dTDP-glucose 4,6-dehydratase, with translation MRRKYFWEGAVLNINNLKGKRVVVTGGAGFLGSHLCQKLLSLEARVVCVDNFITGNKDNIASFFKHANFEFIKHDVTNDFYLSGPLYAILHFASPASPIDYLEFPIQTLKVGALGTHKMLGLAKEKKARFLLASTSEVYGDPLIHPQPESYWGNVNPVGPRGVYDEAKRFAEALVMAYHRVHKIPTRIVRIFNTYGPRMRPKDGRAIPAFISQALKNKPVTIFGDGRQTRSFCYIDDQIEGIVRLLLSDYASPVNIGNPKEMTIEECARLVIRLCHSKSKLVRRPLPIDDPKVRQPDISTARKILNWKPKVTPMEGLKATIQWFRTC